The Cellulophaga sp. RHA19 genome includes the window TCCTTGGAAGTCTTGTGCCGTTACTGCAAATACAGAACTAATTAAAGTAATTGCAACAAAAAAAATATTCTTCATATTTATATGTTTTATATCCATAGCGGATAGTTAGCTTTCAACTACTTAGACTATCATCTTTCAATTTAGTTTAATGCTTATTCGTATTTTTTTTGAAAAAATCGTTTTAAACATACGTATATGACTTATTTTATCGTTGTAACTTTGCATAAATACAATGGTTTAGTACTGTTTTTAAAAAGTTTTAGCTTTAATACTGCAAACATTTTTAGATACTAGTCTTATCTTGTATATTGTGCGACCCCTATATCGGTCTAATAAAAATATATAAACACATACAGAATATGCATATTGCAGTAGCAGGAAACATAGGTGCAGGGAAAACAACTTTAACCAGATTGCTAGCCAAACATTTTAATTGGCAACCAAATTTTGAAGATGTTGTAGACAATCCTTACTTAGATGATTTTTACAACCAAATGGAACGTTGGAGTTTTAATTTGCAGATTTACTTTTTAAATAGCAGATTTAGACAAATTTTACAAATTAGAGAAAGTGGTAAAGACATAATACAGGACAGAACAATATATGAAGATGCCTTTATTTTTGCTCCTAACCTACACGCAATGGGCTTATTAACTAACAGAGATTTTGAAAACTACACAAGTCTTTTTGAGTTAATGGAAAGTTTAGTACAACCACCAGATTTACTTATTTACTTAAGAAGTTCTATTCCTAATTTAGTAAACCAAATACATAAAAGAGGAAGAGATTATGAAAACACCATTTCTATTGACTATTTAAGTAGATTAAATGAACGTTATGAAGCTTGGATACACGGTTATGACAAAGGAAACTTATTAATTATTGATGTAGATAATTTAAATTTTGTTGATGATCCTGAGGATTTAGGATTTGTAATTAATAAAATTGATGCAGAAATAAATGGATTATTTCAGCCATAAAAAATTAAAAACCACACTAAATAGTGTGGTTTTTTTATTTCCTCAATAAAGTCTAATATTAGTTTTTATAGTCTACCTCTATAGTTTTAGAGTTATTGTCTTTAACAATATTAATCTCTACGCCTTCTTTTTCCTTAGCAGCTTTTATCTTTTCTGTAATTTCTTCTACAGTACCATTTACAACCTGTATATTTTTATTTACTTCTCCTTCTTTTGTAATTATAGTTGTAATAGTTGCCACAGCTAAATCATTATTACTAGCATCAATTTTTACATTCAATTCCTTTTTTGTTTGATGCTCTGTTGACGTTGAACCATCCTCTATATGTCCGCCTAAAATAGGAGCTATAACTAAACCTATTAAACACGTTAATTTTATTAATATATTCATTGACGGACCAGAAGTATCTTTAAAAGGATCACCAACTGTATCTCCTGTAACTGCAGCTTTATGTGCATCAGACCCTTTAAAAGTCATTTCTCCGTTAATCTCTACTCCTGCTTCAAAAGATTTTTTAGCATTGTCCCAAGCACCACCAGCGTTATTTTGAAAAATAGCCCAAAGCACACCACTTACTGTAACGCCAGCCATATAACCACCAAGCATTTCTGCAATAGCCATATTATTCATTCCAAATAACATAGGAACAAACGCTATTACTAACGGAAAACCTATGGTTAACAAACCAGGTAACATCATTTCCTTTAAAGATGCTTGTGTAGAAATTGCTACACACTTATCATATTCTGGTTTTCCTGTACCTTCCATAATACCCGGAATATCTTTAAACTGCCTGCGTACTTCTTGCACCATTTCCATAGCTGCTTTACCAACAGCATTCATTGCCAATGCAGAGAATACTACAGGCACCATACCACCAACAAATAACATAGCTAAAACTGGAGCTTTAAAAATATTAATTCCGTCTATACCAGTAAATGTAACATAAGCAGCAAACAAAGCTAATGATGTTAATGCAGCAGAAGCAATAGCAAAACCTTTACCTGTTGCAGCAGTTGTATTACCAACCGAGTCTAAGATATCTGTACGCTCACGCACAATTGGTTCTTGTTCACTCATCTCAGCAATACCACCAGCATTGTCAGATATTGGCCCAAATGCATCTATAGCCAATTGCATAGCCGTAGTAGCCATCATTGCAGAAGCTGCCAGTGCAACACCATAAAAACCAGCAAATGCGTATGAAGCCCAAATGGCTCCTGCAAATAATAATACTGAAGGAAAAGTAGAAATCATACCAGTTGCCAAACCAGCAATAATATTTGTACCTGCACCTGTACTAGATTGTTGTACAATTTTTAAAATTGGTTTTTTACCCAAACCTGTATAGTATTCTGTTACAGATGAAATTACAGCACCTACTACTAAACCAACTAAAGTTGCATAAAAAACACGCATAGATGAGATTGCTATTTTACCCTCTCCAAAAAATTCCATTTGCATTGTCTCTGGTAGCATCCAAGTAACCAAGCCAAAACAAGAAGCAGCCACTAAACCTATAGAAACCCAATTTCCTAAATTTAATGCCCCCATAACTTGTGCTTCTTTAGCGTCGTTACTTTTAATTTTAACCAACACTGTACCAATAATAGAGATTATAATACCCGCACCCGCAATAGCCATTGGCAGTAAAATTGGCCCAATACCTCCAAAGGCATCTTGTATAGAGCCTCCCATATCTTTAATAACATAATTACCCAAAACCATAGCAGCTAAGACTGTAGCCACATAAGAACCAAATAGATCTGCTCCCATACCAGCTACATCACCTACATTATCACCTACATTGTCTGCTATTGTTGCCGGGTTTCTAGGATCATCTTCTGGGATACCTGCCTCTACCTTACCTACTAAATCTGCACCAACATCTGCTGCTTTTGTATAAATACCACCACCTACTCTAGCAAATAAAGCTATAGATTCTGCTCCCAAAGAAAAACCAGCAAGCGTCTCTAAAACAATAGTCATATCTTCTACACCTGTCCAGCCATTTGGCATAAAAACAAATTGATAAAAAATAATAAAAAAAGCTGTTAAACCTAAAACAGCCAAACCAGCAACTCCAAGTCCCATAACAGTACCACCACCAAAAGATATTTTTAATGCATTTGGCAAACTTGTACGTGCTGCTTGGGTAGTTCGTACATTTGTTTTTGTTGCAATCTTCATTCCTATATTACCTGCAAAAGCAGAAAACACAGCTCCAAAAATAAAAGCTACCACAATTAACCAATGAGTAGTGGGCACTACTACAGATACTATAGCAAGTAGCACACTTACAATTACTACAAAGATTGCTAAAAGCTTGTACTCTGCTTTTAAAAAAGCTAAAGCACCTTCATATATGTGATCTGAAATTTCTTTCATTTTACCATCACCTGCATCTTGTTTCATTACCCAAGATTGTTTTACAACCATATAAACTAATCCCAACAACGCCATTACAATTGGCGCATAAATAATCATTGACTCCATATTTTGTAATTGTTTAATTATTAGCCTAGTAAATGTAACAAAATGAAACTTAACAAAAAAACCCTTTCATATTTATCATATGAAAGGGTTTTTAAGTAAATTACTGATGATTTGTTATTTTAAATCTTAAAGGCGTCTTTAGCTTTAAATTCACTTTCATCATATCTTTCGATACATTTATTTAGTATTTGGTAAGCTTCTTTGGCATCTCCCCAAGCACCTACGTCTACTTTTTTCTTTTCTAAATCTTTATACACCTGAAAGAAATGTTCTATTTCTTTTATTTGGTGAGGATTCATATCCGATAAATCATTTAATATATTCCAGATTGGATCCGATACAGGTACACAGATTATTTTTTCATCTGGACCTTTTTCGTCTGCCATATGAAAAACCCCAATTGGCTTTACTTCTACAACACACATAGGAAAAGTTGGTTCACCACCTAAAACTAATACATCTAACGGGTCACCATCTAATGCTAGTGTTTCTGGTATAAAACCATAATCTGCAGGATACATCATTGAAGAAAACAACATTCTATCAAAACGTATCTTTTTTAAATCAAAATCGTATTCGTACTTATTTCTACTTCCTTTTGGAATCTCTATTAATACATCAAAAGATGTTTTTCCGTGTTTAGTCATTCTTATTATTAATTATTATACAAAAATAGTGTAATCTACAGGAACAAAAAGTATTTTTTAGTTTAAATTATTGATAGCTTACTATTAAAAATTAAACCCAAAAGAGCCTGTTACACTAAAAGGGCGTGCATTTGGATTATCAAAATAGTTCCCTCTAAAGTTAAAATCAACGCGTAATATTTTAAATATATTGCCTATCCCAAAAGAATATTCCCAATACATCTCATCAGATGGTGCCATTAACGGAATATTAGTTGGAGCATTTAATGCAATATTTTCTGATGACAACTCTCCCCAAACACCTCTTAAACCTACAATTTCTCTTAAGTTTAATTTTCTCATAAAAGGAATACGAGAAAACAACCTTCCATTAAAATTATGTTCTAAATGCACAGATGCGTATGTATCTGTTACAAATTCGTAAAAATCTAAATTTGGGAATGTGTTATATATTGAAAACAATGTTTGATTACCTGGCACAACATTTAACAGACCCAAAGGCACTTCACCAAATGTTTTACCTACTTCTACAGTACTATATAGCCTTCCAAAACCGCCAATTTGCCAAGGCTGACCGTAAGAGAATTGCACTTTATTATAATCAAAATTGCTCTCCATTGGACCTTTAAATCCTTTAGAATAATTAAATAATAATGTACTATACTCGTCATTAATACTTTTACGTTCAACACCATAACCAATAGTACGTTTTCCTGGTGTATAAATTAAGGTAGCCGTAAAATCTAATTGCTTTATTTCTGATGATACTCCTGTTACAGACTCTGCATCTACATAATCTAAACTAAAAGCATCTGGTAAAGCAGAGCTAAGTTTTCTATACGAGTTACCAACTCTTAGTCTTACATTATTTACAGGCTCCACTTCTACACTAAAAGCAGATAAATCTATATTTGTTAACCTGTCATTAGAACCAACAGTAAACACAGATGAAGAAGCAATACTTCTACCCAGAACATCATTAGTAGCTGTTAAACTTAAACCCATTTGCTCAACATCTTGCCTATGCCCTCCAGAGATTATTAGTCTACTTTTTTTATCTACCAACCACTTTCCAGAAATACCGTGTTTTACTTTATCATCGCCAAAACCATAAGCCAAATAACCTTCTATACGCCAAGGGTCATTTTGCCCAAAGTATGTACGCGCACCTGCCCTTACCCTAACACCTTCTGCATCATTATATCCAAAAACACTGTATACATCACCAATGTCTAAATTCCATTTATCAATCTCTACATAACCAGAACCCAGTATACTAACTATGTTATAGTAGGTGTTAAATTTAGGAACTGTTTTTAAGGTGTCTAGCAATTGATATACACCTTTTTCATCTTTATTAAGCTGCTCTAACCTATTTTCTGTCCAAAAATTATCATCCCTACTAAAAGCTTCTGGACTGTACTCGTCCACGCTCTCTTTATAGAATTTTTTATCTTTAGGTACATCAAACTTATAGTTATTATGAATAGTAGTACGCTTACCATAAATACCTTTAGAAGTTTCTTTTTTGTTAAGACTAAAATCGCTTAACATATAATCTCTTTTTAAAAGAAAAACAGAATCGTTAACAACATCAAACTCTTGCTCTATATAAATTTCTTTTACCCAGTTTATATTGGCACTTTTTGTAACCTCTAAATTTATTTTTTTTATTGCGTAAGTAGAATCGTTTACCCAAAAATCTCCTTTAAAAGTAAGCTCATTTTTACGTCTAGGATAGTAAATAATATTGTAACACCATTTATTGTCTATAAAAGCACTATCTGCTAAAGCATAGTTGTAAACATCTACACCAGTTTTAGAAAGTGGACTAGTAAAGCTTTTATCAAAAAACTTTAAGTAATTGTTGTAGATATCATAATCTGAATATAAATCCTCTACAAATGCTGATATAGCTTGATTATTAGAAAAGCCAGAATTTTTACTTCCTTGTAACTTTTCTTTTTTAACTCCTAAAACATTATCACCATTAACTTTATGAAAAGTTTCGTTTAAAAAAATTGGCAAGTACGTTTTACCCGTTACTCTTGAGGTATCTAAATCGTTAAAAACAAACTCTAAACCTCTAAACATTTTACTTTTTATTAAAGCACTGTCTATGGTATTTAGGTCAAACTCTACTTTCTCATACTTATCATACTCATATTGATTGTATTTACGTAAGCCATTTTCTCGTTTTTTAGCCCATATTTTTTTAAGAATATCTATTGCTGGATTATTTTTTTTAGAAAGTTTGCCCGAAAAAATAACAACTTCGTCTAACTGTTCTCCAGATTCTTTTAATACTGCTTCAATTTTATAGGTAACCTTTGTTTTAAGTGTTATCTCTAAAGTTTCATATCCAACAAATGACACTTGTAAAAGACTGTGATTATTATCAGACTCCATATAAAAGCGACCATCATCGTTAGTTATGGTACCTTCGGTAGAATTTTTAAATAAAACATTGGCAAATGCAACTGGCTCACCAAATTCATCTACAACAACACCACTTACTTTTGTTTGCGCATAATTTAAGAGGCAAACAAAACAAAATAGAACAAAAAAGAATTTTTTTATCATAACTAATTCTTAAAAGCAACCTATTGATTTATAAAGTTTTTAGAAAAAGAAAAAAGCTTTGCCACACAGGCAAAGCTTTAGTTCTTTATAAAAAACTAAAATCTTATTTATATAAAACTTTTTTAACTGCCTTAATAACGTCTGTATGGTTAGGCAACCATTCTTCTAATAAAACAGGAGAATAAGGAGCAGGTGTATCTGCTGTGTTTATTCTTTCTACAGGAGCATCTAAATAATCAAATGCATTAGACTGTATATGGTATGTAATTTCTGTTGCTATGTTACCAAAAGGCCAAGCTTCTTCTAATACTACTAATCTGTTGGTTTTTTTAACTGATTTTAAAACCGCATCGTAATCTAAAGGTTTAACTGTTCTTAAATCTATAATTTCACAGCTAATACCCTCTTTTGCCAATTCATCTGCAGCAGTGTAAGCCTCTTTAATAATTTTACCAAAAGAAACTATAGTAACATCTGTACCTTCTCTTTTAATATCTGCAACACCTAAAGGCAATGTATATTCTCCTTCAGGAACTTCACCTTTATCACCATA containing:
- a CDS encoding deoxynucleoside kinase, yielding MHIAVAGNIGAGKTTLTRLLAKHFNWQPNFEDVVDNPYLDDFYNQMERWSFNLQIYFLNSRFRQILQIRESGKDIIQDRTIYEDAFIFAPNLHAMGLLTNRDFENYTSLFELMESLVQPPDLLIYLRSSIPNLVNQIHKRGRDYENTISIDYLSRLNERYEAWIHGYDKGNLLIIDVDNLNFVDDPEDLGFVINKIDAEINGLFQP
- a CDS encoding sodium-translocating pyrophosphatase yields the protein MESMIIYAPIVMALLGLVYMVVKQSWVMKQDAGDGKMKEISDHIYEGALAFLKAEYKLLAIFVVIVSVLLAIVSVVVPTTHWLIVVAFIFGAVFSAFAGNIGMKIATKTNVRTTQAARTSLPNALKISFGGGTVMGLGVAGLAVLGLTAFFIIFYQFVFMPNGWTGVEDMTIVLETLAGFSLGAESIALFARVGGGIYTKAADVGADLVGKVEAGIPEDDPRNPATIADNVGDNVGDVAGMGADLFGSYVATVLAAMVLGNYVIKDMGGSIQDAFGGIGPILLPMAIAGAGIIISIIGTVLVKIKSNDAKEAQVMGALNLGNWVSIGLVAASCFGLVTWMLPETMQMEFFGEGKIAISSMRVFYATLVGLVVGAVISSVTEYYTGLGKKPILKIVQQSSTGAGTNIIAGLATGMISTFPSVLLFAGAIWASYAFAGFYGVALAASAMMATTAMQLAIDAFGPISDNAGGIAEMSEQEPIVRERTDILDSVGNTTAATGKGFAIASAALTSLALFAAYVTFTGIDGINIFKAPVLAMLFVGGMVPVVFSALAMNAVGKAAMEMVQEVRRQFKDIPGIMEGTGKPEYDKCVAISTQASLKEMMLPGLLTIGFPLVIAFVPMLFGMNNMAIAEMLGGYMAGVTVSGVLWAIFQNNAGGAWDNAKKSFEAGVEINGEMTFKGSDAHKAAVTGDTVGDPFKDTSGPSMNILIKLTCLIGLVIAPILGGHIEDGSTSTEHQTKKELNVKIDASNNDLAVATITTIITKEGEVNKNIQVVNGTVEEITEKIKAAKEKEGVEINIVKDNNSKTIEVDYKN
- a CDS encoding inorganic diphosphatase: MTKHGKTSFDVLIEIPKGSRNKYEYDFDLKKIRFDRMLFSSMMYPADYGFIPETLALDGDPLDVLVLGGEPTFPMCVVEVKPIGVFHMADEKGPDEKIICVPVSDPIWNILNDLSDMNPHQIKEIEHFFQVYKDLEKKKVDVGAWGDAKEAYQILNKCIERYDESEFKAKDAFKI
- a CDS encoding DUF5686 family protein yields the protein MIKKFFFVLFCFVCLLNYAQTKVSGVVVDEFGEPVAFANVLFKNSTEGTITNDDGRFYMESDNNHSLLQVSFVGYETLEITLKTKVTYKIEAVLKESGEQLDEVVIFSGKLSKKNNPAIDILKKIWAKKRENGLRKYNQYEYDKYEKVEFDLNTIDSALIKSKMFRGLEFVFNDLDTSRVTGKTYLPIFLNETFHKVNGDNVLGVKKEKLQGSKNSGFSNNQAISAFVEDLYSDYDIYNNYLKFFDKSFTSPLSKTGVDVYNYALADSAFIDNKWCYNIIYYPRRKNELTFKGDFWVNDSTYAIKKINLEVTKSANINWVKEIYIEQEFDVVNDSVFLLKRDYMLSDFSLNKKETSKGIYGKRTTIHNNYKFDVPKDKKFYKESVDEYSPEAFSRDDNFWTENRLEQLNKDEKGVYQLLDTLKTVPKFNTYYNIVSILGSGYVEIDKWNLDIGDVYSVFGYNDAEGVRVRAGARTYFGQNDPWRIEGYLAYGFGDDKVKHGISGKWLVDKKSRLIISGGHRQDVEQMGLSLTATNDVLGRSIASSSVFTVGSNDRLTNIDLSAFSVEVEPVNNVRLRVGNSYRKLSSALPDAFSLDYVDAESVTGVSSEIKQLDFTATLIYTPGKRTIGYGVERKSINDEYSTLLFNYSKGFKGPMESNFDYNKVQFSYGQPWQIGGFGRLYSTVEVGKTFGEVPLGLLNVVPGNQTLFSIYNTFPNLDFYEFVTDTYASVHLEHNFNGRLFSRIPFMRKLNLREIVGLRGVWGELSSENIALNAPTNIPLMAPSDEMYWEYSFGIGNIFKILRVDFNFRGNYFDNPNARPFSVTGSFGFNF